CGGCACAGCATCCGCGGGGACCTGTCCAGCGCGAACCTGCCCCGTCATGCTGCCACCGATCTCTTCCCACATCGTCTTGAGAACCTTCGCTGCCATGGTCTGCTGATCGAAGGCCAGTCGGTACATGTCGAATTCGCCACAGGATCCATGCGCACGACCCGCAGCCCGAAATCGAACCTGATCGCCAGTGACGATTGTTTCGAGCGACACCTGAGGCGCACTGCGACAGGGACCTGAAAGCCATTGAATATCACTATCAATGTCGATTCCTGGTATGCCTGGATCAATGAAGCCTCGCCATGCATTTCGTTGAGCATCCGGAGTAAAGACCAGCCGGATTGCCCCGAAGCCCACCATAAAAGCATCAGGACTCGCGTTATAGGGCCGATCAGGTCGACCATCAAACTCGCCGGGATCAATTGCGACATCCGAAAAAAGTGACCTGTCCACGATCACATCCCCGATCTGGGTGATACCTCGCAGTCGCAACTCACGCATCAGCCGCCACAAATCCTCAAGCAAAAGCATTGGGTCTCCGCTTGGGCGAAGGTACAGATTACCCGAAAGCACCCCTTGATCACTGACTGTCGCCTTAGCATCGGTCAAAAACGCTGTCTGCCAGACAAAGTCCGGCCCAAGATCTGAAAGGGCTGACCAAGTGGTGATGAGCTTCATCACCGACGCCGGATTGCGAGGTTCGTCCACGTTCAGTCCGGCAATGCGAGCCCCTTGAACTTTCTCGATTACAAATGATGCAGATGACTCCGGCAAGCCTGTCTTGCGCCACGCATCCGACAGTTCTGCAGGCAACCCTTGCGCTTGCGCTCCCGCTACCATTACCGACAAAGCGGCACCTGAAACCCATCTTGCAATACTTGCGCCAACCGAACGTACCATGAAGTTGATTCCCCTGCTTCCTGATCGCAACGCGAAAGTGATACGCAGATCCGGAAAGCCATCCGGTCAATCTGCCGCCTCGCATACTGTTCACAGCAACCCGCGAGCCAACTGTCTCCAGAGGTCGTGTGTCGCTGTACGCGTAACAGTACCTAGGAATGCCCTAAATCAGCAAGTTTTGTGTGAAGCGCGTTGACTTGGCGCAAAAGAAGCACGTTCCGGACCATCTCGAACGCCAGTTGCACTGCGAGCAATGCAATGACGCGAAAGACTCTGCGTCACCTCAAGTTAGCTGGCTGGTACGCTGGCCCGCCCGCTGCTGTCCACTACAATACCGCCTTGCAAACCCGAATGCGCGAGCAATCTCCAGCGCCGCCGCTTCTACTGATGTGGATCCAGCACTCGCCAGATCTGGCACGGTTAGAGAACCGTGCCAGGGACGCCTTAGTGAAGTTTCCACAAGACCCCGAGATACCCAGAAGCCAGCGATGGACCCATCGCGACACAGACACCCAACATGACTACTGCCCCTTCGACAACGCTTACGCTGGACGACTTCAACTACGAACTGCCGCAGGATCTGATCGCACAGTTCCCTGCAGCCTCGCGGACAGATAGCCGATTGCTGCATCTGGCAGCAGATGGCTCGCTTGTCGACCGTGCATTCACTGACATCATGCAACTGATCAGACCCGGTGACCTGCTGGTTTTCAATGACACGCGAGTCATCAAGGCCAGACTACATGCAAGCAAGAGAACGGGAGGCCGCGTTGAGGTACTGATCGAGCGCATCATCAGTCCACACGAAGCACTAGCGCACGTCAGAGCAAGCAAGTCACCCAAGCCTGGCACCTGGCTCGAATTCGACTCAACCGTCCAGAAAGCAGGAGAGCCGGGCTCTAAGGCTGAGGTCACTGCACGCGAGGAGGATCTCTTCCTGTTGCGTTTCGAGCAACCTGTGCTGGAAGTTCTCGATGAGATCGGCCACGTGCCACTGCCCCCCTACATTACCCATCAGGACGACGACCAGGATGCCTCACGCTACCAAACGGTTTACGCGCGACACCCTGGTGCGGTTGCTGCGCCGACTGCAGGACTGCATTTTGACCAGACGCTGCTTGATGAACTTGCCCGGCGGGGCATCAAGCAAGCATTTGTAACCTTGCATATCGGAGCAGGCACATTCCAGCCAGTCCGGGAGTCAGACCTCTCCAGACACAAGATGCATTCGGAGTGGTACACCATTGATCAGGCATGTGCCGATTTGATTCAGGAGACACGCAGGCAAGGATCGCGCGTCATCGCCGTGGGCACCACCAGTGTTCGCGCACTTGAGTCGAGTGCTGTCGCAAATCTGGGGCGTGTCAGCGCACACAGCGACCAGACACGACTGTTCATCACACCGGGATTCGAATGGAAAGTGGTCGACGCGATGATCACGAATTTTCATTTACCCAAATCCACACTATTGATGCTTGTCGCCTCGTTCTGCGGTCTTCAATCCATGCGAGACGCTTATGCGCATGCAGTGGCCCAACGGTACAGATTCTTTAGTTACGGTGACGCAATGTTCATCGAAAAACCCACTATCCAGGAAGGATTCTGTCATGCAGTTTGAAGTCCTCAAGACTGAGGGACGCGCCAGACGTGCGCAACTAACCCTGAACCATGGTGTGATTCAGACCCCCGTATTCATGCCCGTGGGTACTTACGGTAGCGTCAAGGCCATGTTGCCGCACGAGTTAGAGGATATTGGAGCGCAGATCGTCCTTGGCAACACCTTTCATCTGTGGCTACGCCCAGGGCAAGAGATCATCCGCGCTCACAACGGCCTGCATGGATTCATGGGATGGGATCGCCCCATCCTGACCGACTCCGGTGGGTTTCAGGTGTTCAGTCTTCAAGGCATGCGCAAGATTTCAGAGGAAGGAGTCAAGTTTGCCTCGCCCATAGATGGCTCCCGACTCTTTCTCACGCCTGAAGTATCTATGGAGATACAGACCTCGCTCAACAGTGACATCGTGATGGTGTTTGACGAGTGCACGCCTTACAAGATCAACGACGTCGTCGCCACCCACGAACAGGCCGCAAAGTCCATGCGAATGTCAGCGCGCTGGGCACGTCGCTCACGCGATGCATTTGACGAACTTGGCAATTCGAACGCGCTGTTTGGAATCGTCCAAGGTGGCATGTACGAAGATCTTCGAGAGGAGTCGCTGGAGGCACTGGTTGATATCGGATTCCACGGTTACGCGATTGGTGGTTTGTCGGTCGGTGAACCCAAGCAGGACATGATGCGGGTGCTAGAGAACATCACACCTAAACTGCCAGCCAATGCGCCGCGCTACCTGATGGGAGTGGGCACACCGGAAGATCTGGTCGAGGGCGTTTCAAAAGGCGTGGACATGTTCGATTGCGTGATGCCAACCCGTAACGCACGCAATGGCTGGCTCTTCACCCGCAATGGTGACATCAAAATCCGGAACGCCCGTTACAGGGATGACACCCGGCCCCTTGATCCGGAGTGCGGATGCCACACCTGCAAGAATTTCTCCCGCGCCTACCTGCACCACCTGCAGCGCGCCAACGAAATCTCAGGCGCAAGGCTGAATACGCTGCACAACCTTCATTTCTATCTGGACATCATGTCCCAGATGCGCGAGGCCCTTCAGAATGGGACGTTTACACTCTGGAAATCCCGCTTCCTCGAGCAGCGTGCCTCCAACTCGGTACAATAACCGCCCGGAAGGCACTGTCCGAGAACAAACTCGCTGGCTGTGTATTGCCCGTTATTCTTATTCGTATTTGCAAGAAACTAGGAGGCTTTGAATGTCTTTGCAAGAAACTGCCGGTGTGGTGCTGGCTCAGGCGGCAGATGCTGGATCCCTGATGGGCCTGCTGCCCATCGTCCTGATGTTTGCCATTCTTTACTTTCTGATGATTCGTCCCCAGATGAAACGCCAGAAGGAACACAAGGCATTGGTCGCAGGTCTGGCCAAGGGCGATGAGGTAATCACAGCAGGCGGTCTGCTCGGTCGCGTCACGAAGGTTAGTGATGCCTACATTCACATGGAAGTAGCTGAACTCGCTGACAAGCCCGTCGAAATCCTGGTGCAGCGCAGTGCCGTCCAGATGGTTCTGCCCAAGGGCACCATCAAGGCCATCTGATTCCGTTTTTTCCCCGATGCAACGGTGACAGCCTCTGTCACCGTTGCAGTCATTGATACGTTGCGCTCATGAATCGCTATCCCCTGTGGAAGTACCTTACCGTCCTGGTCGCCCTGGTTCTCGGTGTTCTGTACACCTTGCCAAATTTTTTTGGTGAATCACCAGCCGTCCAGGTATCCAGTGCCAAGTCGACTATCAAGGTCGAACCGGAGATGCTTCAGCGGGTGCAGTCTCTGCTGCAGCAAGCAGACATTACAACGACTGGTTCAAGTTTCGAGCGCAACGGACCCGTTGGCACTATCCGGTTCCGGTTCGCCAACACCGATATCCAGATCAAGGCACGTGATCTGATCGAAAGGGCACTGAATCCGAACCCCCAGGACCCCGACTACACGGTCGCGCTGAACCTGCTTCCTGCTTCTCCGCAGTGGCTCTCGGCCATTGGCGCCAATCCGATGTACCTCGGACTCGACCTGCGAGGAGGTGTGCACTTTTTGCTGCAAGTCGACATGGAGGGCGCTCTGACAGCCCGCTATGACTCGATTGCCACAGACTTCCGGGCAACTCTGCGTGATCAGCGAATTCCGACCAGCGGAATAGAACGTGAGGCCATGTCCGTCGTGCTCGCGTTTCCAGATGACGGTGCGCGTTCCCGTGCACTTGCTCTGCTGCGTTCACGCAGCAACGACATGACATTTCAGGAAGGCGCTGGCCAGGGAACGCTCGAGGGTCGCCCGATTCTGACCGCACGCATGACTGACGCCACGATCGCGAGCGTACAGAGCAGCGCTCTCAGACAGAACATCACCACATTGCACAACCGGATCAACGAACTCGGTGTGGCCGAACCTGTCATCCAGCAACAGGGCTCTGACCGGATCATTGTTCAGCTTCCTGGAGTACAGGACGTCGCGCGTGCCAAGGAGATTCTCGGACGCACGGCAACACTGGAGATCCGGCTGGTCGACGATTCCCCGACAGCCACCAGCGCCCTGGCAGCAGGGACTGTTCCATTTGGACTTGAGCGCTACGACGATACCGATGGTCGCCCTCTGCTTCTGCGACGACAGGTCATTCTGACAGGTGAGAACCTGCAAGATGCGCAAGCCGGTCGAGACCAGCAAACCCAGCAAGCAGCGGTGCATCTGACACTCGACAACAAAGGCGCCAGAATCTTCCGCGACGTCACCCGCGACAATATCGGGCGGCGCATGGCCATCCTGCTGTTCGAGAAAGGGATCGGTCAGGTCGTAACAGCACCAGTGATTCGCAGCGAAATTCCAGGCGGACAGGTCCAGATTTCCGGCAGCATGTCGGCAGAAGATGCAGCCGACATTGCACTGTTGCTGCGCGCCGGATCACTCGCAGCACCCATGACCATCATTGAGGAGCGCACCATCGGACCTAGCCTGGGTGCCGAGAATATTGAAAAGGGCTTCCAGGCAACGCTATGGGGATTTGTGGCAGTTGTTGCTTTCATGATCGTTTATTACCGCCTGTTTGGCGTGTTTTCATCGATTGGTCTGACACTCAACGTCCTGCTGCTGCTTGGACTGCTGTCCCTGCTTCAAGCGACCCTGACTCTTCCGGGCATTGCCGCAATTGCACTCACCATCGGCATGGCGATTGACGCCAACGTGCTGATCAACGAGCGAATACGAGAGGAGCTCCGACGAGGAGAATCCCCGCAAGCGGCGATCAACATTGGTTTTGAGCGGGCATGGGGAACCATTCTCGACTCCAATCTGACCACCTTGATCGTTGGTATTGCACTTCTGATCTTTGGCACGGGCCCTGTACGCGGCTTTGCGGTCGTGCATTGCCTGGGCATTCTGACATCTATGTTCTCTGCAGTCGTTGGCGTTCGCGCCATGGTCAACCTGACTCATGGTGGCCGCAAGCGTCTCAAGGACCTTTCAATCGGCACGGTCTGGAAGCCAAAGGACTGACATCATGGAATTTTTCCGCATATCCCGCACAATCCCGTTCATGCGCCATGCACTGGCGCTGAACATGATCAGTCTGATCACCTTTCTTGCCGCTGTGCTCTTCATCATTTTCAGAGGTTTCAATCTGTCGATCGAGTTCACAGGTGGAACCGTGATCGAGATCAGCTACGCAGATTCCGCGCCACTTTCCGAAGTCAGGGAAACAGTTGCAGGGCTCGGCTACACAGACTTCCAGGTTCAAAACTTCGGTACATCACGTGACGTGCTGATCAGGCTGCCCCTGGCTGAAGGGCAAACCTCGGCGGCCCAGAGTGAAGTGTTGATGGCGGCGCTAACTGAAGCAACCCAAGGTGTTGAACTGCGTCGCGTTGAGTATGTCGGCCCACAGATTGGTCGCGAACTGGTTGAAAACGGTCTGCTTGCCTTGCTTTTTGTGATCATCGGTATTGTGATCTACCTCGCGGTCCGGTTCGAATGGAAGTTTGCCGTGGCAGGTGTCGTTGCAAACATGCACGACGTAGTCATCATCCTCGGCTTCTTTGCCTTTTTCCAGTGGGAGTTCTCGTTACCCGTGCTGGCCGGGGTTCTGGCTGTTCTGGGATATTCGGTCAACGAATCCGTGGTGATCATGGACCGGATCCGGGAGAACTTCCGCAGGCAGCGCAATGTGGAAGTGCGTGATGTCATTGACGGTGCCATCACTCAGACCATTTCACGGACCATCATCACTCACGGATCGACCCAGATGATGGTGTTATCGATGCTGATTTTTGGTGGCCCTACCCTGCATTACTTCTCACTTGCCCTGACAATCGGCATCTGGTTCGGCATCTATTCC
This sequence is a window from Orrella marina. Protein-coding genes within it:
- the dacB gene encoding D-alanyl-D-alanine carboxypeptidase/D-alanyl-D-alanine endopeptidase; the encoded protein is MVRSVGASIARWVSGAALSVMVAGAQAQGLPAELSDAWRKTGLPESSASFVIEKVQGARIAGLNVDEPRNPASVMKLITTWSALSDLGPDFVWQTAFLTDAKATVSDQGVLSGNLYLRPSGDPMLLLEDLWRLMRELRLRGITQIGDVIVDRSLFSDVAIDPGEFDGRPDRPYNASPDAFMVGFGAIRLVFTPDAQRNAWRGFIDPGIPGIDIDSDIQWLSGPCRSAPQVSLETIVTGDQVRFRAAGRAHGSCGEFDMYRLAFDQQTMAAKVLKTMWEEIGGSMTGQVRAGQVPADAVPVAAHESPPLAEVIRFINKRSNNVMTRVLLLTIGAQSGLRPSTIDGSVNRIKAVLGRQGLDFSTAVIENGSGLSRNASVSANQLAAMLQTAWRSPSMPEFLSSMAILGVDGTLRRRLRGPETKGYANMKTGALRDVRAIAGYVLSASGDRYVFVSMVNHPESYKAREFENTVMQWLIERRD
- the queA gene encoding tRNA preQ1(34) S-adenosylmethionine ribosyltransferase-isomerase QueA, which codes for MTTAPSTTLTLDDFNYELPQDLIAQFPAASRTDSRLLHLAADGSLVDRAFTDIMQLIRPGDLLVFNDTRVIKARLHASKRTGGRVEVLIERIISPHEALAHVRASKSPKPGTWLEFDSTVQKAGEPGSKAEVTAREEDLFLLRFEQPVLEVLDEIGHVPLPPYITHQDDDQDASRYQTVYARHPGAVAAPTAGLHFDQTLLDELARRGIKQAFVTLHIGAGTFQPVRESDLSRHKMHSEWYTIDQACADLIQETRRQGSRVIAVGTTSVRALESSAVANLGRVSAHSDQTRLFITPGFEWKVVDAMITNFHLPKSTLLMLVASFCGLQSMRDAYAHAVAQRYRFFSYGDAMFIEKPTIQEGFCHAV
- the tgt gene encoding tRNA guanosine(34) transglycosylase Tgt, whose protein sequence is MQFEVLKTEGRARRAQLTLNHGVIQTPVFMPVGTYGSVKAMLPHELEDIGAQIVLGNTFHLWLRPGQEIIRAHNGLHGFMGWDRPILTDSGGFQVFSLQGMRKISEEGVKFASPIDGSRLFLTPEVSMEIQTSLNSDIVMVFDECTPYKINDVVATHEQAAKSMRMSARWARRSRDAFDELGNSNALFGIVQGGMYEDLREESLEALVDIGFHGYAIGGLSVGEPKQDMMRVLENITPKLPANAPRYLMGVGTPEDLVEGVSKGVDMFDCVMPTRNARNGWLFTRNGDIKIRNARYRDDTRPLDPECGCHTCKNFSRAYLHHLQRANEISGARLNTLHNLHFYLDIMSQMREALQNGTFTLWKSRFLEQRASNSVQ
- the yajC gene encoding preprotein translocase subunit YajC, with the protein product MSLQETAGVVLAQAADAGSLMGLLPIVLMFAILYFLMIRPQMKRQKEHKALVAGLAKGDEVITAGGLLGRVTKVSDAYIHMEVAELADKPVEILVQRSAVQMVLPKGTIKAI
- the secD gene encoding protein translocase subunit SecD, producing the protein MNRYPLWKYLTVLVALVLGVLYTLPNFFGESPAVQVSSAKSTIKVEPEMLQRVQSLLQQADITTTGSSFERNGPVGTIRFRFANTDIQIKARDLIERALNPNPQDPDYTVALNLLPASPQWLSAIGANPMYLGLDLRGGVHFLLQVDMEGALTARYDSIATDFRATLRDQRIPTSGIEREAMSVVLAFPDDGARSRALALLRSRSNDMTFQEGAGQGTLEGRPILTARMTDATIASVQSSALRQNITTLHNRINELGVAEPVIQQQGSDRIIVQLPGVQDVARAKEILGRTATLEIRLVDDSPTATSALAAGTVPFGLERYDDTDGRPLLLRRQVILTGENLQDAQAGRDQQTQQAAVHLTLDNKGARIFRDVTRDNIGRRMAILLFEKGIGQVVTAPVIRSEIPGGQVQISGSMSAEDAADIALLLRAGSLAAPMTIIEERTIGPSLGAENIEKGFQATLWGFVAVVAFMIVYYRLFGVFSSIGLTLNVLLLLGLLSLLQATLTLPGIAAIALTIGMAIDANVLINERIREELRRGESPQAAINIGFERAWGTILDSNLTTLIVGIALLIFGTGPVRGFAVVHCLGILTSMFSAVVGVRAMVNLTHGGRKRLKDLSIGTVWKPKD
- the secF gene encoding protein translocase subunit SecF, whose protein sequence is MEFFRISRTIPFMRHALALNMISLITFLAAVLFIIFRGFNLSIEFTGGTVIEISYADSAPLSEVRETVAGLGYTDFQVQNFGTSRDVLIRLPLAEGQTSAAQSEVLMAALTEATQGVELRRVEYVGPQIGRELVENGLLALLFVIIGIVIYLAVRFEWKFAVAGVVANMHDVVIILGFFAFFQWEFSLPVLAGVLAVLGYSVNESVVIMDRIRENFRRQRNVEVRDVIDGAITQTISRTIITHGSTQMMVLSMLIFGGPTLHYFSLALTIGIWFGIYSSVFVAASIAMWLGVKREDLVKPVKKDDTVEETYSEQS